One region of Wyeomyia smithii strain HCP4-BCI-WySm-NY-G18 chromosome 3, ASM2978416v1, whole genome shotgun sequence genomic DNA includes:
- the LOC129730465 gene encoding FERM domain-containing protein 5 isoform X2, whose amino-acid sequence MFKSRSEGNVVYKCTVRLLEDLDVLECEFQPHHKGNFLLDYVCEQLEISEKDYFGLRFVDSGKQRHWLDLAKTIIKQVKDVEPLILSFRVKFYPADPCRLTGYGKVMLFQQLKRDLRHGRLYCSVGEAAALGALIVQDELGDFDSETHTGEYVSSLKIALRQSEQLEKKAMELHRKREPGQETVAVYDEFVSIARSLETYGIDPHPVKDHRGTQLYLGINFSGISTFAAGRRAQHFRWPEVHKINFEGKMFIIHLAYTDDRREVKKHTVGFKCPSGSACRYVWRCAIEQMLFFTLPTSQHASVMSGGGFFSWGTKFRYSGRTEREILSESLNALRQQKMNNTSPSKRKAQSVPATPSSPQGDLAEIRYSSLPRSTMSEPLGGCNDHMASSVYCPDNALPTLETVSEEARKTNGESNDHLSDYYFRDSFDHSSSESGFASNVIENRLGSHLHHRQTYTSDHISSLAMHSMANNSSIVQQQNASNSAKNLKKFSLIQAFVPSFFFVVVVLAVSAVYILESDSEMFSTMKNWPEMICLRYQYYQPLKEFLTKKFGAIF is encoded by the exons ATGTTCAAGAGTCGTAGTGAAGGAAATGTTGTTTATAAGTGCACGGTTCGATTATTGGAGGATCTGGACGTCCTAGAATGTGAATTTCAG CCACACCACAAGGGCAATTTTTTGTTGGACTATGTGTGCGAACAGTTGGAAATCAGCGAGAAGGACTATTTCGGGCTTCGATTCGTGGACTCTGGCAAGCAGAGG CATTGGCTGGATCTCGCAAAAACGATTATCAAACAAGTAAAAG ATGTGGAACCTTTGATACTATCCTTTCGTGTAAAGTTCTATCCGGCCGATCCCTGCCGTCTAACGGGGTACGGAAAGGTGATGCTTTTCCAACAGCTGAAGCGTGACTTACGACATGGGCGGTTATACTGTTCAGTTGGAGAAGCTGCCGCGTTGGGAGCTCTCATAGTGCAGG ATGAACTGGGTGATTTTGACTCGGAAACACACACAGGCGAGTACGTCTCTTCACTGAAAATCGCTCTGAGGCAGTCCGAACAGCTGGAGAAAAAAGCCATGGAGTTGCACAGAAAGCGTGAACCCGGCCAGGAGACGGTAGCCGTTTATGATGAGTTCGTTAGTATCGCACGAAGTCTAGAGACCTACGGAATCGATCCGCATCCGGTTAAGGATCACCGGGGTACGCAGCTCTATTTGGGTATTAACTTTTCCGGAATCAGTACTTTTGCTGCAGGGCGGAGAGCACAGCATTTCCGGTGGCCAGAggttcataaaatcaatttcgaAGGAAAGATGTTCATTATTCATCTTGCGTATACAGACGATCGACGTGAAGTG AAAAAGCATACGGTAGGATTTAAATGTCCATCGGGATCTGCTTGTAGATACGTTTGGAGATGTGCCATTGAacaaatgttattttttac TCTTCCAACTAGCCAACATGCGTCGGTAATGTCCGGTGGAGGCTTCTTCTCCTGGGGTACTAAGTTTAGATACTCCGGCCGAACCGAGCGCGAGATTCTTTCGGAATCACTTAACGCATTGCGTCAGCAGAAGATGAACAACACAAGTCCTAGCAAGAGAAAAGCACAAAGTGTTCCGGCGACACCATCCAGTCCACAGGGTGATTTAGCGGAAATTC GATACAGCAGCCTTCCTCGATCTACAATGTCGGAACCATTGGGCGGCTGCAATGATCATATGGCTTCATCCGTTTATTGTCCAGATAACGCACTGCCAACACTGGAAACAGTCTCAGAGGAGGCGCGCAAAACAAACGGTGAAAGCAATGACCATCTCTCGGATTATTACTTTCGTGATTCATTTGATCATTCGTCGTCCGAGTCAGGCTTCGCCAGCAATGTGATTGAAAACCGCCTCGGATCGCATCTGCACCATCGCCAAACTTATACTTCCGATCATATTTCGTCGCTGGCTATGCACAGTATGGCGAACAATTCAAGTATTGTTCAGCAGCAGAACGCTAGTAATAGTGCAAAGAATCTGAAAAAGTTTTCCCTGATACAGGCGTTTGTTCCATCGTTCTTCTTCGTGGTTGTGGTATTGGCCGTATCGGCTGTGTATATTCTAGAATCAGATTCAGAAATGTTCAGTACTATGAAGAACTGGCCGGAGATGATTTGTCTACGTTATCAGTACTATCAACCACTAAAAGAATTTTTGACGAAAAAGTTCGGGGCCATATTCTGA
- the LOC129730465 gene encoding FERM domain-containing protein 5 isoform X1, with amino-acid sequence MFKSRSEGNVVYKCTVRLLEDLDVLECEFQPHHKGNFLLDYVCEQLEISEKDYFGLRFVDSGKQRHWLDLAKTIIKQVKDVEPLILSFRVKFYPADPCRLTGYGKVMLFQQLKRDLRHGRLYCSVGEAAALGALIVQDELGDFDSETHTGEYVSSLKIALRQSEQLEKKAMELHRKREPGQETVAVYDEFVSIARSLETYGIDPHPVKDHRGTQLYLGINFSGISTFAAGRRAQHFRWPEVHKINFEGKMFIIHLAYTDDRREVKKHTVGFKCPSGSACRYVWRCAIEQMLFFTLPTSQHASVMSGGGFFSWGTKFRYSGRTEREILSESLNALRQQKMNNTSPSKRKAQSVPATPSSPQGDLAEIRKSRYSSLPRSTMSEPLGGCNDHMASSVYCPDNALPTLETVSEEARKTNGESNDHLSDYYFRDSFDHSSSESGFASNVIENRLGSHLHHRQTYTSDHISSLAMHSMANNSSIVQQQNASNSAKNLKKFSLIQAFVPSFFFVVVVLAVSAVYILESDSEMFSTMKNWPEMICLRYQYYQPLKEFLTKKFGAIF; translated from the exons ATGTTCAAGAGTCGTAGTGAAGGAAATGTTGTTTATAAGTGCACGGTTCGATTATTGGAGGATCTGGACGTCCTAGAATGTGAATTTCAG CCACACCACAAGGGCAATTTTTTGTTGGACTATGTGTGCGAACAGTTGGAAATCAGCGAGAAGGACTATTTCGGGCTTCGATTCGTGGACTCTGGCAAGCAGAGG CATTGGCTGGATCTCGCAAAAACGATTATCAAACAAGTAAAAG ATGTGGAACCTTTGATACTATCCTTTCGTGTAAAGTTCTATCCGGCCGATCCCTGCCGTCTAACGGGGTACGGAAAGGTGATGCTTTTCCAACAGCTGAAGCGTGACTTACGACATGGGCGGTTATACTGTTCAGTTGGAGAAGCTGCCGCGTTGGGAGCTCTCATAGTGCAGG ATGAACTGGGTGATTTTGACTCGGAAACACACACAGGCGAGTACGTCTCTTCACTGAAAATCGCTCTGAGGCAGTCCGAACAGCTGGAGAAAAAAGCCATGGAGTTGCACAGAAAGCGTGAACCCGGCCAGGAGACGGTAGCCGTTTATGATGAGTTCGTTAGTATCGCACGAAGTCTAGAGACCTACGGAATCGATCCGCATCCGGTTAAGGATCACCGGGGTACGCAGCTCTATTTGGGTATTAACTTTTCCGGAATCAGTACTTTTGCTGCAGGGCGGAGAGCACAGCATTTCCGGTGGCCAGAggttcataaaatcaatttcgaAGGAAAGATGTTCATTATTCATCTTGCGTATACAGACGATCGACGTGAAGTG AAAAAGCATACGGTAGGATTTAAATGTCCATCGGGATCTGCTTGTAGATACGTTTGGAGATGTGCCATTGAacaaatgttattttttac TCTTCCAACTAGCCAACATGCGTCGGTAATGTCCGGTGGAGGCTTCTTCTCCTGGGGTACTAAGTTTAGATACTCCGGCCGAACCGAGCGCGAGATTCTTTCGGAATCACTTAACGCATTGCGTCAGCAGAAGATGAACAACACAAGTCCTAGCAAGAGAAAAGCACAAAGTGTTCCGGCGACACCATCCAGTCCACAGGGTGATTTAGCGGAAATTCGTAAGTCAC GATACAGCAGCCTTCCTCGATCTACAATGTCGGAACCATTGGGCGGCTGCAATGATCATATGGCTTCATCCGTTTATTGTCCAGATAACGCACTGCCAACACTGGAAACAGTCTCAGAGGAGGCGCGCAAAACAAACGGTGAAAGCAATGACCATCTCTCGGATTATTACTTTCGTGATTCATTTGATCATTCGTCGTCCGAGTCAGGCTTCGCCAGCAATGTGATTGAAAACCGCCTCGGATCGCATCTGCACCATCGCCAAACTTATACTTCCGATCATATTTCGTCGCTGGCTATGCACAGTATGGCGAACAATTCAAGTATTGTTCAGCAGCAGAACGCTAGTAATAGTGCAAAGAATCTGAAAAAGTTTTCCCTGATACAGGCGTTTGTTCCATCGTTCTTCTTCGTGGTTGTGGTATTGGCCGTATCGGCTGTGTATATTCTAGAATCAGATTCAGAAATGTTCAGTACTATGAAGAACTGGCCGGAGATGATTTGTCTACGTTATCAGTACTATCAACCACTAAAAGAATTTTTGACGAAAAAGTTCGGGGCCATATTCTGA
- the LOC129730466 gene encoding uncharacterized protein LOC129730466, whose protein sequence is MTQFYQFTILFVSICAVYNIEAVKHYQIDKYKLCDGLTNSAVKFSNVKIVGKKQAIVISGNMEALRNVQPPLTFIISVNRCNLDQTGCAHFNTITFDDFCPMYNENQLVKAHLGFITPPMDCPIQIGTYTANEGVLDMKVFDGFAIGNAHWQSEMKIIDGANETALCIHSKVTVNEKN, encoded by the exons ATGACGCAGTTTTATCAATTCACCATACTTTTTGTGTCCATATGTGCCGTTTATAATATTGAG GCTGTAAAACATTACCAAATAGATAAGTATAAACTGTGTGATGGGCTAACCAACAGTGCTGTAAAATTCAGCAACGTAAAAATTGTTGGAAAGAAACAAGCAATTGTGATTTCTGGCAACATGGAAGCGTTGCGTAACGTTCAACCCCCGCTAACG tttaTTATTTCAGTAAACCGTTGCAACTTAGATCAAACTGGTTGTGCACACTTCAATACTATTACATTTGATGACTTCTGTCCAATGTACAACGAGAATCAGCTAGTGAAGGCTCACCTAGGTTTCATCACACCACCAATGGATTGTCCTATCCAGATT GGGACCTACACAGCTAACGAAGGCGTATTAGACATGAAAGTGTTCGACGGATTTGCAATCGGAAATGCCCACTGGCAGTCAGAGATGAAGATTATCGACGGTGCTAATGAAACGGCTCTTTGTATTCATTCCAAAGTTACAGTTAACGAAAAGAACTAG